One window from the genome of Candidatus Abyssobacteria bacterium SURF_5 encodes:
- the ccsB gene encoding c-type cytochrome biogenesis protein CcsB, translating into MQPAAIRNPRPTHKKQASRSFMLQNRNKLAMNTAVQTLLQRDSLFLVIELRALWVSIALQMLAAMAYLRWLISPRDKTGRSARRLLFTATLILSLIILCRTVQAGRPPYQTLYESLLWFSWSALLAYLVVERSFESIHAAGFPVAVIAAAACLYAVLGRDPALEPLPPALQSQWFLWHVIIAFISYAVFVVAFAVELAHVSLVGLLPYRILKRYRMESEAAARFHRSAHRLVLFGFPLLTFGIVTGAAWAEQAWGRYWSWDPKETWSLITWTVYALYLHAMTMGRWRGGRASALNILGFVCMVMTFLGVNWISRLLGIPSLHAY; encoded by the coding sequence ATGCAACCGGCCGCGATCCGGAATCCCCGCCCGACCCACAAGAAGCAAGCCTCGCGATCTTTCATGTTGCAGAATAGAAACAAACTTGCTATGAACACCGCCGTCCAAACGCTGTTGCAGCGCGATTCGCTTTTTCTCGTGATCGAGCTTCGCGCGCTCTGGGTATCGATCGCTTTGCAGATGCTTGCGGCGATGGCGTATCTGCGCTGGCTGATCTCGCCGCGCGACAAGACCGGCAGGAGCGCCAGGCGCCTGCTCTTCACGGCGACGCTGATCCTTTCCCTGATCATCCTGTGCAGGACGGTGCAGGCGGGGCGGCCGCCGTACCAGACGCTGTATGAGAGCCTGTTGTGGTTCTCGTGGAGCGCCCTGCTCGCGTACCTCGTCGTCGAGCGCAGCTTCGAGAGCATTCATGCCGCCGGGTTCCCGGTGGCCGTTATCGCCGCCGCCGCGTGCCTGTACGCCGTCCTCGGGCGCGATCCCGCGCTGGAGCCGCTGCCGCCCGCCCTGCAGAGCCAGTGGTTTCTGTGGCATGTGATCATCGCGTTCATCTCATATGCCGTCTTTGTGGTCGCCTTTGCGGTCGAGCTGGCGCACGTGTCGCTCGTGGGCCTGCTGCCGTACCGGATCCTCAAGCGGTATCGGATGGAAAGCGAGGCCGCGGCGCGTTTTCACCGGTCGGCGCACCGGCTGGTGCTGTTCGGCTTCCCGCTGCTGACGTTCGGGATCGTGACGGGCGCGGCATGGGCGGAGCAGGCGTGGGGGCGCTATTGGTCGTGGGACCCGAAGGAAACGTGGTCGCTGATCACCTGGACGGTGTACGCCCTCTATCTGCATGCGATGACGATGGGCCGGTGGAGGGGCGGCCGCGCCTCGGCCTTGAATATCCTGGGCTTCGTATGCATGGTGATGACGTTTTTGGGCGTCAACTGGATCAGCCGGCTGCTCGGCATCCCGAGTCTGCACGCGTACTGA